A genomic window from Cytobacillus suaedae includes:
- the rsmA gene encoding 16S rRNA (adenine(1518)-N(6)/adenine(1519)-N(6))-dimethyltransferase RsmA produces the protein MTKDIATPIRTRAILEKYGFSFKKSLGQNFLIDTNVLNRIVDHAELKEDSGVIEIGPGIGALTEQLAKRAKKVVAFEIDQRLLPILNETLEPYPNVKVIHSDILKANVQQVIEQEFEGFSDLMVVANLPYYVTTPIIMKLLEDQLPLRGIVVMLQKEVADRISASPGTKEYGSLSIAIQYYTKAETVMTVPRTVFVPQPNVDSAIIRLTKREKPAAEVKNETFFFEVVRASFAQRRKTILNNLTNNLPRGKELKEQIEQALLQADIQPQRRGETLSIEEFARLSDKLNQLM, from the coding sequence GTGACAAAGGACATAGCAACGCCAATAAGAACTAGAGCTATTCTAGAGAAGTATGGATTTTCATTTAAAAAAAGTTTAGGACAAAACTTTCTAATTGATACGAATGTGTTAAATCGGATTGTTGACCATGCTGAGCTAAAAGAGGATAGTGGAGTGATTGAGATTGGCCCGGGCATAGGAGCGTTAACTGAGCAGCTTGCAAAGCGCGCCAAAAAGGTTGTTGCATTTGAAATTGACCAAAGACTACTGCCAATCTTAAATGAAACACTAGAACCATACCCAAATGTAAAAGTCATTCACAGTGACATCTTAAAGGCTAATGTGCAGCAAGTCATTGAGCAAGAATTTGAAGGTTTTTCTGACTTAATGGTAGTTGCGAATTTACCATATTACGTTACAACACCAATTATTATGAAGTTATTAGAAGATCAACTGCCACTACGTGGAATTGTTGTAATGCTTCAAAAGGAAGTTGCAGATCGAATTTCAGCTAGCCCAGGTACGAAAGAGTATGGTTCATTATCCATCGCTATTCAATATTATACAAAGGCTGAGACAGTTATGACGGTGCCTAGAACTGTATTTGTCCCACAACCAAACGTCGACTCTGCCATCATACGTTTAACAAAACGAGAAAAGCCAGCAGCAGAAGTGAAAAATGAAACGTTCTTCTTTGAAGTTGTAAGAGCTTCATTTGCACAACGAAGAAAAACCATTCTAAATAACTTAACGAACAACCTACCACGTGGCAAAGAGTTAAAAGAACAAATCGAACAAGCCCTTCTTCAAGCAGATATCCAACCACAAAGACGTGGCGAAACCCTATCAATCGAAGAATTTGCTCGACTCAGTGACAAATTAAATCAATTAATGTAA
- the spoVG gene encoding septation regulator SpoVG: protein MEVTDVRLRRVSTEGRMRAIASITLDHEFVVHDIRVIDGNNGLFVAMPSKRTPDGEFRDIAHPINSGTRGKIQDAVLAEYHRLGELEVEFEEAGAS, encoded by the coding sequence ATGGAAGTAACTGACGTAAGATTACGACGCGTAAGCACAGAAGGACGTATGAGAGCAATTGCTTCAATAACATTAGACCATGAATTTGTTGTTCATGATATTCGTGTTATTGATGGTAATAATGGCTTGTTTGTTGCAATGCCAAGCAAACGCACTCCTGATGGAGAGTTCCGTGACATTGCACATCCAATTAATTCTGGCACTCGCGGAAAAATCCAAGATGCCGTTTTAGCCGAATACCATCGACTTGGTGAATTAGAGGTTGAATTTGAAGAAGCAGGCGCATCATAA
- the yabG gene encoding sporulation peptidase YabG: MDIKVGDIVARKSYNCDLIFRVIDVRNENTSNKIAVLYGEEVRLIADSPYEDLVLVDESEQLERQKKDKDLLEKSYRLFRQDYHLIRQKNEYNATGGYSTNQEFFQIPGRVLHIDGDPLYLKKCLALYEKIGIPVYGVHCNEKEMPERVGDLIDEFRPDILVITGHDAYSKSKGKKSELKAYRHSKHFAQTVRQARRKVPHLDQLVIFAGACQSHFESLIRAGANFASSPSRVNIHALDPVYIVAKISFTPFVERINVWDVLRNTLTGDKGLGGIETRGVLRVGMPYHRLNDD, encoded by the coding sequence ATGGACATAAAAGTGGGAGATATTGTTGCCCGTAAATCATATAACTGTGATTTGATATTTAGAGTAATTGACGTGAGAAACGAAAACACCAGTAATAAAATAGCTGTGTTATATGGAGAAGAAGTAAGACTTATCGCGGATTCTCCTTATGAAGACTTAGTATTAGTTGACGAGAGCGAACAACTTGAACGACAGAAAAAAGACAAGGACCTTCTTGAAAAGTCATATCGACTCTTTAGACAGGATTATCATTTAATCCGACAAAAAAATGAGTACAATGCAACTGGAGGATATAGTACTAACCAAGAGTTTTTTCAAATCCCCGGAAGAGTTCTCCATATAGATGGCGATCCTTTGTACTTAAAAAAATGCTTAGCTTTATATGAAAAAATCGGTATCCCTGTCTATGGGGTCCATTGTAATGAAAAGGAAATGCCTGAACGTGTAGGTGACTTGATAGATGAGTTCCGTCCGGATATTCTAGTTATTACAGGGCATGATGCATATTCTAAATCTAAAGGGAAAAAATCAGAGCTTAAAGCCTACCGACATTCAAAGCATTTTGCACAAACAGTTAGACAGGCACGAAGAAAAGTTCCTCATTTAGATCAATTGGTTATCTTTGCGGGAGCGTGTCAGTCCCATTTTGAGTCCCTGATAAGGGCAGGAGCAAACTTTGCAAGTTCACCTTCAAGAGTAAATATACATGCACTAGATCCAGTCTACATTGTCGCTAAAATAAGCTTTACTCCCTTTGTTGAAAGAATCAATGTATGGGATGTTTTACGCAATACCTTGACAGGAGACAAGGGACTTGGTGGGATTGAAACAAGAGGTGTACTAAGAGTCGGAATGCCATACCATAGATTGAATGATGATTAA
- a CDS encoding Veg family protein: protein MAKTLMDIKRTLDVNLGKRLTLKANGGRRKTIERSGVLSETYPSVFVVELDQDENSFERVSYSYADVLTETVQLTFFEETSGNMAISGQ from the coding sequence ATGGCAAAAACTTTAATGGATATCAAGAGAACTTTAGATGTAAACCTTGGTAAAAGGTTAACACTAAAAGCAAATGGTGGCCGAAGAAAGACAATTGAGCGTTCAGGAGTACTTTCAGAAACGTATCCTTCCGTATTTGTAGTAGAATTAGATCAAGATGAAAATTCGTTTGAGCGTGTTTCATATAGTTATGCAGACGTTTTAACGGAAACTGTACAATTAACATTCTTTGAAGAAACATCTGGGAATATGGCGATAAGTGGGCAGTAG
- the glmU gene encoding bifunctional UDP-N-acetylglucosamine diphosphorylase/glucosamine-1-phosphate N-acetyltransferase GlmU, translating into MINRYAVILAAGQGTRMKSKLYKVLHPVCGKPMVQHVVDQVTKLTLQKSVIVVGHGADQVKSQIGDQSEYVLQEEQLGTAHAVMQASSNLADKEGVTLVICGDTPLITDKTMEALLQQHEETGAKATILTAKANDPTGYGRVIRNEEGLVQKIVEHKDANEQERMVTEINTGTYCFDNKLLFDALNGVSNNNVQGEYYLPDVIEILKNQGEIVSAFQTDSFEETLGVNDRFALSQAEQIMKLRINKQHMLNGVTIIDPNNTYISADATIDQDTVIYPGTVIKGTSSIGSDCEIGPNTEINNCHVGNRTVIRQSVAHDSSIGNDVAIGPFAHIRPNSKLGDEVKIGNFVEVKKSTFGKGSKASHLSYIGDAEVGSDVNLGCGSITVNYDGKNKFLTKIEDGAFIGCNSNLIAPVTVGKGAYVAAGSTVTNDVPGNALSIARARQINKEDYVDRLNSKKD; encoded by the coding sequence ATGATAAATAGATATGCAGTTATATTGGCTGCTGGTCAAGGAACAAGAATGAAATCAAAGCTTTACAAAGTTCTACATCCTGTATGTGGCAAGCCAATGGTTCAGCATGTAGTAGATCAAGTGACAAAGCTTACTTTACAAAAATCTGTTATCGTTGTTGGTCATGGTGCTGACCAAGTAAAATCACAGATTGGTGACCAAAGTGAATATGTACTTCAGGAAGAGCAATTAGGTACTGCTCATGCTGTAATGCAAGCTTCTAGCAATCTTGCAGATAAAGAAGGAGTTACCCTTGTTATTTGCGGTGATACACCATTAATTACAGATAAAACAATGGAAGCGCTCTTACAGCAGCATGAAGAAACAGGAGCAAAGGCAACAATCTTAACTGCAAAAGCAAATGATCCGACTGGATATGGAAGAGTTATTCGTAATGAAGAAGGGCTCGTTCAAAAAATTGTTGAACATAAAGATGCAAACGAACAAGAACGAATGGTCACGGAAATTAACACCGGTACTTATTGTTTCGATAACAAATTATTGTTTGATGCATTAAATGGTGTTTCAAATAACAATGTACAGGGTGAGTATTACTTACCGGATGTAATCGAAATCTTAAAAAATCAAGGTGAGATTGTATCTGCATTCCAAACTGATTCATTTGAAGAAACATTAGGTGTTAATGATCGTTTTGCTTTATCTCAAGCTGAACAAATTATGAAATTACGTATAAATAAACAACACATGTTAAATGGTGTAACCATTATTGATCCTAACAATACCTACATCTCAGCAGATGCAACAATTGATCAAGATACTGTTATTTACCCAGGTACGGTTATAAAGGGCACTAGCAGCATTGGGTCAGACTGTGAGATTGGACCAAACACAGAAATCAATAATTGCCATGTGGGTAATAGAACGGTTATTCGTCAATCAGTTGCACATGATAGTAGTATTGGAAATGATGTAGCAATCGGACCGTTTGCTCATATTCGTCCTAACTCAAAACTTGGAGACGAAGTGAAAATTGGAAATTTTGTAGAAGTGAAAAAATCTACTTTTGGTAAAGGAAGTAAAGCGTCTCACTTAAGTTATATTGGAGATGCAGAAGTTGGTTCAGACGTTAATTTAGGCTGTGGTTCCATTACAGTTAATTATGATGGGAAAAATAAGTTTCTAACTAAAATAGAGGATGGAGCTTTCATCGGGTGTAACTCGAATCTAATTGCTCCTGTAACGGTTGGTAAAGGGGCTTATGTTGCTGCCGGTTCCACGGTTACAAATGATGTCCCTGGAAACGCGCTAAGTATTGCACGTGCTCGTCAAATAAACAAAGAAGACTATGTAGATCGATTAAATAGTAAAAAAGATTAG
- the purR gene encoding pur operon repressor yields MKFRRSSRLVDMTNYLLQHPRHLVSLTVFAERYDSAKSSISEDLTIIKQTFEQQGIGTLQTVSGAAGGVKYIPYVGEVEAKGFISELREQIAKPDRLLPGGYLYLADILGDPQIVNQIGRLYASVYSDRKIDVVMTVATKGIPLAYAVARYLDVPVVIVRRDSKVTEGSTVSINYVSGSTKRIQTMVLAKRSLNEGSNVLIIDDFMKAGGTINGMVSMLEEFNAHVAGIGVLVEAEDIEERLIDEYISLVKLTDVNVKEKQISVSEGNYFSYLKSLGEIAQEQYDEGTVDEE; encoded by the coding sequence ATGAAATTTCGTCGAAGCAGTAGACTAGTAGATATGACGAATTACTTACTACAGCACCCACGCCATTTAGTTTCTCTTACCGTTTTTGCAGAACGCTATGATTCAGCTAAATCATCTATTAGTGAAGATTTAACCATTATTAAACAAACCTTCGAACAACAAGGAATCGGCACGTTGCAGACTGTTTCTGGGGCAGCAGGTGGAGTAAAGTATATTCCTTATGTAGGAGAGGTAGAGGCTAAGGGATTTATTAGTGAGTTACGTGAACAGATTGCTAAGCCTGACCGATTACTTCCAGGTGGCTACCTTTACCTTGCAGATATTCTAGGGGATCCACAAATAGTAAATCAGATTGGTCGATTATATGCATCCGTCTATTCTGATCGTAAGATTGATGTCGTAATGACTGTAGCTACAAAAGGTATTCCATTAGCATATGCGGTAGCTCGATACTTAGATGTACCTGTGGTAATTGTTAGAAGAGACAGTAAAGTGACAGAGGGATCAACTGTAAGTATTAATTATGTATCCGGATCGACGAAACGTATACAAACAATGGTTTTAGCTAAAAGAAGTTTGAATGAAGGATCGAACGTATTAATTATCGATGACTTTATGAAGGCTGGTGGAACAATCAATGGCATGGTAAGTATGCTTGAAGAGTTTAATGCACATGTTGCTGGGATTGGTGTTTTAGTTGAAGCTGAGGATATTGAAGAGCGTTTAATAGATGAATATATCTCATTAGTTAAACTAACGGATGTTAATGTGAAAGAAAAACAAATTTCGGTTAGTGAAGGTAACTATTTCTCTTATTTAAAATCACTGGGTGAGATCGCACAGGAACAATATGATGAAGGAACGGTGGATGAAGAATGA
- the metG gene encoding methionine--tRNA ligase, with product MAEEKTFYLTTPIYYPSGKLHIGHAYTTVAGDAMARYKRLRGYDVMYLTGTDEHGQKIQRNAEEKGVTPQKYVDDIVHGIKELWDKLDISYNDFIRTTEDRHKEIVEKIFAQLVEQGDIYLDKYEGWYCTPCESFYTERQLEQGNCPDCNRPVEKVKEESYFFKMSKYADRLLAYYEENPEFIQPESRKNEMINNFIKPGLEDLAVSRTTFDWGVKVPGDPKHVIYVWIDALSNYITALGYGTDTDSKYLKYWPADVHLVGKEIVRFHTIYWPIMLMALDLPLPKKVFAHGWLLMKDGKMSKSKGNVVDPVTLIDRYGLDALRYYLLREVPFGSDGVFTPEGFIERINYDLANDLGNLLNRTVAMISKYFDDTIPAYSGSQTEFDQSLSNFAKETVVKYEQSMEKMEFSVALTSLWQLVSRTNKYIDETQPWVLAKDEANKDALGSVMSHLAESLRFVAVLLKPFLTKTPEKIFTQLGIMDEKLKSWESLEEFGLRIEGVKVAKGEPIFPRLETADEVEYIKVQMQGTPQPKQEEKVEVPEAEEITIDDFMKVDLRVAEVTHAEPIKKADKLLKIQLDLGYEKRQVVSGIAQYYKPEDLVGRKVICVTNLKPVKLRGELSQGMILAGSLDGTLSLATIAENLPNGAKVK from the coding sequence ATGGCAGAGGAAAAAACATTTTATCTAACGACACCTATCTATTACCCAAGTGGGAAATTACATATTGGTCATGCTTATACGACTGTTGCTGGTGACGCAATGGCACGATATAAGCGATTACGTGGTTATGATGTTATGTACTTAACTGGAACTGACGAGCATGGCCAAAAAATTCAGCGAAATGCAGAAGAAAAAGGGGTCACTCCTCAAAAATATGTGGATGATATTGTTCATGGTATTAAAGAGCTTTGGGATAAGCTAGATATCTCCTACAATGATTTCATCAGAACAACAGAAGATCGACATAAAGAAATCGTTGAGAAGATCTTTGCTCAGCTTGTTGAGCAAGGTGATATTTATTTGGATAAGTACGAGGGATGGTATTGTACACCTTGTGAATCCTTTTATACAGAAAGACAGTTAGAACAAGGAAATTGTCCGGACTGTAATAGACCTGTTGAAAAGGTAAAAGAGGAATCGTATTTCTTTAAGATGAGTAAGTATGCAGACCGCTTACTTGCTTACTATGAGGAAAACCCCGAGTTTATCCAACCTGAGTCTAGAAAAAATGAAATGATTAATAACTTTATCAAGCCAGGGTTAGAGGACTTAGCGGTGTCAAGGACGACCTTTGACTGGGGTGTAAAGGTTCCTGGAGATCCAAAACATGTTATTTACGTTTGGATTGATGCACTGTCGAACTATATAACAGCTCTTGGTTATGGTACAGATACCGATTCTAAGTACTTAAAATATTGGCCTGCTGATGTTCACTTAGTAGGAAAAGAAATCGTTCGCTTCCATACAATCTATTGGCCAATCATGTTAATGGCTTTAGATTTACCTTTGCCTAAAAAGGTTTTTGCACATGGTTGGTTATTAATGAAAGACGGAAAGATGTCAAAATCTAAAGGCAATGTAGTTGATCCTGTAACATTAATTGACCGTTATGGATTAGATGCATTACGTTACTACCTATTAAGAGAAGTTCCATTTGGTTCTGATGGAGTATTTACACCTGAAGGATTTATTGAGCGTATTAATTATGATTTAGCAAATGATTTAGGAAACTTATTAAATCGAACAGTTGCTATGATTAGTAAGTATTTTGACGATACAATCCCTGCATATTCTGGTTCACAGACCGAATTTGATCAGAGTCTATCGAACTTTGCGAAAGAAACAGTTGTAAAGTATGAGCAATCGATGGAAAAAATGGAGTTTTCAGTTGCATTAACTTCATTATGGCAGTTGGTAAGCAGAACAAATAAATACATTGATGAAACTCAGCCATGGGTACTTGCAAAAGATGAAGCGAACAAAGATGCACTTGGTTCTGTTATGTCCCACTTAGCTGAATCACTTCGATTTGTTGCAGTACTTTTAAAACCGTTTTTAACAAAAACGCCTGAAAAAATCTTCACTCAATTAGGTATCATGGATGAAAAGCTTAAATCATGGGAGAGTTTAGAGGAATTTGGTTTGAGGATAGAGGGGGTTAAGGTAGCTAAGGGTGAACCGATTTTCCCTCGTTTAGAAACTGCAGATGAGGTTGAGTACATTAAGGTTCAGATGCAAGGAACTCCACAGCCGAAACAAGAAGAAAAGGTTGAGGTGCCAGAGGCTGAAGAAATCACAATCGATGATTTTATGAAGGTTGACTTACGAGTAGCAGAAGTGACACATGCTGAACCTATAAAAAAAGCAGATAAATTATTAAAGATCCAACTAGACTTAGGTTATGAGAAACGCCAAGTTGTATCAGGAATTGCACAATATTATAAACCAGAAGATTTAGTTGGAAGGAAAGTCATTTGTGTGACAAATCTAAAGCCAGTAAAGCTTCGTGGAGAACTATCTCAAGGAATGATCTTAGCTGGATCACTTGATGGAACTCTTTCTTTAGCAACAATTGCTGAGAATCTTCCGAATGGTGCTAAGGTAAAATAA
- a CDS encoding small, acid-soluble spore protein, alpha/beta type gives MSHQFKEELAKDLGFYDTVQNDGWGAIRAKDAGNMVKRAIEMAQQQLSNNNNK, from the coding sequence ATGTCTCATCAATTTAAAGAAGAGTTAGCTAAGGACTTAGGGTTCTATGACACTGTTCAAAATGATGGATGGGGTGCAATCCGCGCTAAAGACGCTGGAAATATGGTGAAGCGCGCGATCGAGATGGCTCAGCAACAACTTTCCAACAATAACAATAAATAA
- a CDS encoding DUF348 domain-containing protein, producing MKKLFSESMNKKRFIISISSLLALGTAGTGYAVYEGTKETVNLSLNGEEQVIKTHANTVAELLEKYEIYVRSEDHLSHSQDAEITDNMELVWEASKPVQIVIGDQRSTVWTTADTVKELLEAQKITVNEHDKVEPGIDAEITKDITVTLEKAFQLTLDVGGTEQHVWATSTTVADFLENQQITLNELDRVEPALESTIAQDSVVKVVRIEKVTDVVEEPVAYAVITKNDSSIEKGKQKVVNAGSEGKIAKHFEVILENGKEVSRELVKTETLKESKDRVVAVGTKKIQRQVSRGTGTVVKEFHVSSTAYTAYCNGCSGTTATGINLRANPDMKVIAVDPSVIPLGTKVYVEGYGYAIAGDTGSAIKGNKIDVFFATKAEAYRWGRKSVKIKILD from the coding sequence ATGAAAAAGCTGTTTTCCGAGTCAATGAACAAAAAAAGATTCATAATTTCAATTAGTAGTTTACTAGCTTTGGGAACTGCAGGAACGGGTTATGCAGTTTATGAAGGTACGAAAGAGACAGTAAACCTTTCACTAAATGGTGAGGAACAAGTAATAAAGACACATGCTAATACTGTTGCTGAACTTCTAGAAAAATATGAAATCTATGTACGTTCGGAAGACCATTTATCGCATTCACAAGATGCTGAAATCACAGACAATATGGAGCTTGTTTGGGAAGCATCAAAACCAGTACAGATTGTTATAGGGGATCAAAGGTCAACTGTTTGGACTACTGCAGATACAGTTAAAGAGTTATTAGAAGCACAAAAAATTACAGTTAATGAACATGATAAAGTAGAACCAGGTATCGATGCTGAAATTACTAAAGATATTACAGTTACGCTAGAAAAGGCCTTTCAGCTAACCTTGGATGTCGGTGGAACAGAACAGCACGTTTGGGCAACTTCGACTACTGTCGCTGACTTTTTAGAGAATCAACAAATCACACTTAATGAACTAGATCGTGTAGAGCCTGCATTGGAATCTACGATCGCACAAGATAGTGTCGTAAAAGTCGTACGCATAGAAAAGGTCACCGATGTAGTGGAAGAACCAGTTGCTTATGCAGTTATTACTAAAAATGATAGCAGTATTGAAAAAGGTAAGCAAAAAGTAGTAAACGCTGGTTCAGAAGGAAAGATTGCAAAACATTTTGAAGTTATCCTTGAAAATGGTAAAGAAGTTTCAAGAGAGTTAGTTAAAACTGAAACTTTGAAAGAAAGTAAGGATCGAGTGGTTGCTGTTGGAACAAAAAAAATTCAACGTCAAGTTTCTCGTGGAACAGGTACAGTAGTTAAGGAATTTCATGTTTCTTCAACTGCATACACGGCGTATTGTAATGGTTGTTCAGGTACAACTGCTACGGGTATTAACCTGCGTGCAAATCCTGATATGAAAGTAATCGCTGTTGATCCAAGTGTTATTCCTTTAGGAACGAAAGTATATGTAGAAGGATATGGATATGCAATTGCTGGAGACACAGGATCTGCAATTAAGGGTAATAAAATCGATGTATTTTTTGCGACAAAAGCAGAAGCCTACCGTTGGGGTAGAAAATCTGTTAAGATTAAAATTCTAGATTAA
- a CDS encoding RidA family protein — translation MKYIDTNNAPKAIGPYSQGIVVNNLFYSSGQIPLTASGDLITGNIKEQTTQVFENLKAVLDAAGASLDTVIKATVFIKDMNNFAELNEVYGEYFGNHKPARSCVEVARLPKDVLVEIEVIALVKS, via the coding sequence ATGAAGTACATAGATACTAATAATGCGCCAAAAGCTATTGGACCATACTCACAAGGGATCGTTGTTAATAATCTTTTTTATAGCTCTGGCCAAATTCCTTTAACAGCGAGTGGAGATTTAATCACTGGTAATATTAAAGAACAAACTACACAGGTTTTTGAGAATCTAAAAGCCGTACTAGATGCAGCCGGTGCATCATTGGATACTGTCATTAAAGCGACTGTTTTTATAAAAGATATGAACAATTTTGCAGAATTAAACGAAGTGTACGGAGAGTATTTTGGAAATCATAAGCCAGCTAGATCTTGTGTCGAGGTTGCTCGTTTGCCAAAAGATGTACTTGTCGAAATTGAGGTTATTGCACTAGTAAAGTCGTAA
- a CDS encoding 4-(cytidine 5'-diphospho)-2-C-methyl-D-erythritol kinase → MRLLVKAPAKINLSLDVLHKRPDGFHEVKMIMTTIDLADRIELFELESDTIKILSHNRFVPDDNRNLAYQAASLLKRRYGIKKGVEITITKTIPVAAGLAGGSSDAAATLRGLNKLWGIGLTMDELAEIGSEIGSDVAFCVYGGTAISTGRGEQVEHISAPPHCWVVLAKPSIGVSTADVYRNLRLENITHPDVAGMVQAIEDKDYSGICSLVGNVLEDVTLKMYPEVAHIKEQMKRFGADAVLMSGSGPTVFGLVQHESRMQRVYNGLRGFCDQVYAVRMMGERNQVD, encoded by the coding sequence TTGAGGTTATTAGTAAAAGCACCGGCAAAGATTAATTTGTCCCTAGATGTTCTACATAAACGCCCTGATGGTTTTCATGAAGTGAAGATGATTATGACAACCATTGATTTAGCAGATCGAATTGAATTATTTGAACTTGAGAGCGATACAATTAAGATTCTGTCTCATAATCGGTTTGTTCCAGATGATAATCGAAACTTAGCATATCAAGCGGCTAGTTTATTAAAAAGACGCTATGGCATTAAAAAGGGTGTTGAAATCACAATTACAAAGACCATTCCCGTTGCAGCTGGGCTTGCTGGTGGAAGCAGTGATGCTGCTGCTACATTACGTGGCTTAAATAAATTATGGGGAATAGGTCTTACAATGGACGAGCTAGCTGAAATTGGTTCAGAGATTGGCTCAGACGTTGCGTTCTGTGTTTATGGAGGAACAGCCATATCAACAGGACGGGGGGAACAAGTTGAGCATATTAGTGCGCCTCCACATTGTTGGGTAGTACTTGCAAAACCATCCATAGGGGTTTCTACAGCAGATGTTTATCGTAACCTAAGGCTTGAAAACATTACACATCCTGACGTTGCTGGTATGGTACAAGCTATCGAGGATAAGGATTATTCTGGGATATGCAGCCTCGTTGGCAATGTTCTTGAAGATGTTACCTTAAAAATGTATCCAGAGGTTGCTCACATTAAAGAACAAATGAAACGGTTTGGAGCTGATGCTGTATTAATGAGTGGAAGTGGCCCAACTGTATTTGGGCTAGTACAGCATGAGTCTAGAATGCAACGCGTGTATAATGGACTTCGTGGTTTTTGTGATCAAGTGTATGCAGTCCGAATGATGGGCGAGAGAAATCAAGTTGATTAA
- a CDS encoding TatD family hydrolase: MLIDTHAHINATQFESDLDEVIARAKDEGVSTIVVVGFDRVTITKAMELTDTYENIFATIGWHPVDAIDMTEEDLKWIEELAAHPKVVALGEMGLDYYWDKSPKDIQKEVFRKQIALAKKVKLPIVIHNRDATADVVEILKEEGAHEVGGIMHCFTGSYEVAKQCMDMNFYISFGGPVTFKNAKVPKEVATKIPLDRLLVETDCPYLTPHPFRGKRNEPSYVKLVAEQIAELKGISFEELAQKTSDNARKLFDIK, from the coding sequence ATGTTAATTGATACACATGCACATATTAATGCTACACAATTTGAATCAGACCTCGATGAAGTCATTGCACGTGCCAAGGATGAGGGTGTATCAACCATTGTGGTTGTTGGTTTTGATAGGGTTACCATTACAAAAGCGATGGAACTTACAGATACATATGAGAATATCTTTGCTACAATTGGATGGCATCCTGTTGATGCAATTGATATGACTGAGGAAGATCTTAAGTGGATAGAAGAACTTGCGGCTCATCCGAAGGTAGTTGCTCTAGGTGAGATGGGTTTAGATTATTACTGGGATAAATCACCTAAAGATATTCAAAAAGAAGTATTTAGAAAACAGATAGCACTAGCTAAAAAGGTGAAGCTTCCAATTGTTATACATAACCGAGACGCAACGGCGGATGTAGTGGAAATTCTAAAAGAAGAAGGCGCTCATGAGGTTGGTGGAATTATGCATTGTTTTACAGGAAGCTATGAGGTAGCAAAACAGTGTATGGATATGAATTTTTATATTTCATTCGGTGGCCCAGTGACATTCAAGAATGCAAAGGTTCCCAAGGAAGTTGCTACAAAAATTCCATTGGACCGTTTATTAGTTGAAACAGATTGTCCATATTTAACACCACACCCTTTTCGAGGAAAAAGAAACGAACCTAGCTATGTAAAATTGGTCGCCGAGCAAATTGCAGAGCTAAAAGGTATCTCTTTTGAGGAGTTAGCACAAAAAACGTCCGACAATGCACGTAAATTATTCGACATAAAGTGA
- the rnmV gene encoding ribonuclease M5 produces the protein MKIKEIIVVEGRDDTVKIKMAVDADTLETNGSAINNETIERIKHAQEKRGVIIFTDPDYPGERIRKIISEAVPGCKHAFLPKQEAIARSGKGLGVEHATIAAIKQALEAVKQESEEFFGEIELQDLVDAGLIGGPRAKERRERLGSILKIGYTNGKQLHKRLQMFQITKEVFATALTDVLQGEKQ, from the coding sequence ATGAAGATTAAAGAAATTATTGTTGTTGAAGGTAGAGATGATACTGTTAAAATTAAAATGGCTGTCGATGCGGATACATTAGAGACAAATGGTTCGGCCATAAATAATGAAACGATAGAACGTATTAAACATGCTCAAGAGAAGCGGGGCGTCATCATTTTTACCGATCCGGATTATCCTGGTGAACGCATCCGAAAAATTATATCTGAGGCTGTCCCAGGTTGTAAGCATGCCTTTCTTCCTAAGCAAGAAGCAATTGCAAGATCAGGCAAAGGGCTTGGAGTAGAACATGCAACCATTGCCGCAATTAAACAAGCGCTAGAAGCAGTAAAACAAGAAAGTGAAGAATTCTTTGGGGAAATTGAGCTACAGGATTTAGTGGATGCAGGCCTTATTGGTGGTCCTAGAGCAAAAGAAAGAAGAGAAAGATTAGGCTCTATCTTAAAAATTGGGTATACTAATGGGAAACAATTACATAAACGTCTGCAAATGTTTCAAATTACGAAAGAAGTATTTGCTACAGCTTTAACTGATGTTTTACAGGGGGAAAAACAGTGA